A genomic segment from Neodiprion lecontei isolate iyNeoLeco1 chromosome 1, iyNeoLeco1.1, whole genome shotgun sequence encodes:
- the LOC107227632 gene encoding DNA-directed RNA polymerase III subunit RPC10 — MLLFCPTCGNILHVESGVANYRFACNTCPYIFNISQRITSRTYPKLKEVDDVLGGSAAWENVDATDERCPKCSHSRAYFMQIQTRSADEPMTTFYRCCNPQCSHNWRD, encoded by the coding sequence ATGCTGTTATTTTGTCCAACctgtggaaatattttacatgtCGAATCGGGAGTGGCGAATTACCGATTTGCGTGCAATACCTGCCCttacatttttaatatatCGCAAAGAATAACAAGTCGGACTTATCCAAAGCTCAAGGAAGTAGACGACGTTTTAGGTGGCAGCGCTGCGTGGGAAAACGTCGATGCGACAGATGAACGCTGCCCTAAATGCTCGCATTCTCGGGCCTACTTCATGCAGATACAGACAAGATCTGCCGACGAGCCAATGACCACATTTTACAGATGCTGCAATCCACAGTGTAGTCACAATTGGCGAGATTAA
- the LOC124292595 gene encoding yrdC domain-containing protein, mitochondrial has translation MSSDEVRKKTMGPVKQTLRSLETQLKNLHPGISGIGFAYGSKNVAMAVRLLQDKHVIALPTDTVYGLAGLAQSNESVKKLYEIKQRDPCKPLAICVGEIVDVKYWGIVDSLPDGLLEALFPGPVTLVLKRTPKLNPLFNPNVQNVGIRIPDAKFIRDISKRLREPLALTSANESNKPSTIHPEEFSALWSHLGGVFYPDERVTGNGLARAGSTVVDLSQPGGYSIIRKGSAEFETVQVLKSFQLVDCDDKH, from the coding sequence ATGAGTTCTGATGAAGTAAGGAAAAAAACCATGGGTCCAGTGAAACAAACATTGAGGTCGCTCGAGACGCAGCTAAAAAATCTACACCCCGGTATTTCAGGTATCGGGTTTGCTTATGGATCAAAGAATGTGGCTATGGCCGTTCGCTTGCTTCAAGATAAACACGTCATAGCGTTGCCCACGGATACCGTCTATGGCTTGGCAGGATTGGCTCAAAGTAATGAATCTGTTAAAAAGTTGTATGAAATTAAGCAACGAGATCCTTGTAAACCGCTGGCAATTTGTGTCGGTGAAATTGTGGATGTAAAATATTGGGGTATCGTCGATTCTCTGCCAGATGGATTGTTGGAAGCGTTATTTCCTGGACCTGTGACGTTAGTTTTAAAACGTACACCAAAGCTGAACCCGCTATTTAATCCTAATGTGCAAAATGTGGGAATAAGAATTCCCGATGCAAAATTTATCAGAGATATTTCTAAAAGACTGAGGGAGCCGTTGGCTTTAACAAGTGCCAATGAGAGCAACAAGCCGAGCACGATACACCCGGAAGAATTTTCGGCATTGTGGTCGCATTTGGGAGGTGTTTTTTATCCAGATGAAAGAGTCACAGGCAATGGATTGGCAAGAGCTGGGTCTACTGTTGTCGATTTATCTCAGCCTGGCGGATATTCTATAATTCGTAAAGGAAGCGCTGAATTCGAAACTGTTCAAGTTTTGAAAAGCTTCCAGTTAGTAGATTGTGATGATAAACATTGA